From Chryseotalea sp. WA131a:
GGATTTAAACCAATCTAACAAAAAATGATTGATGCAATTTGGTATGGATACTCATTTAAACTGCTCAATATTTTTATTTATATAATTTACTTTAATCATGATGCTAATAAGAAATTACCTTCTAGTGGCTTTGAGGTTTTTTAAAAAGTATTTTGCCAGTACACTTATTAACATGGCATCAATTGCTATTGGGCTAACCTGCTTTCTTGTTATCGGGTTATTCATTGGTACGGAATTATCCTACAATTCTTGCTTCGAGAAAGCACCTAATATAGCAAGAGTATCATTGAGTGTAGTCCAAAGCCAAAGTGGGGAAACTACTGATATGGCCTTGGCAAATAATCAGTTAGTGGATGAACTAAGAAACTCGTACCCAGAGATTGAAAGAGTTACAGGGGTCGATCCAATACAAGAGAAAGTGAAGGTGTCTTATCATGGGAAATCATTTTATGAAGGTGGGTTTGCCTGGGTGGACTCTAGTTACCCGTTAATATTCAACCATAAGTGGATAAGCGGAAGCCCGCTGCAAGCTTTGTCAAAACCAAATCAAGTGGTTCTTACAGCTGAATTGGCAATAAAATTATTTGGTTCCGCAAATGCAACTTCTCAAATAGTTGAAGTGGATGGTGAATCTTTTACTATAACGGGTGTAATCGAGGCATCACCTATTAATACTAGTTTTGCTTATAGGGCTCTGCTCTCCAGTAATGTTATTAAGAATGATTGGTGTTTTGTTTATGCTTTGTTTTCGGATAGTCAAAGTATTCATGGATTTCAAGAAAAATTGAATCAGCACTTTGAAGATACTATTGGACCCATCCTAGCGGAAACTGGATTTTCAGGACAGTATAATATTGAGCCATTGCAATCGATCCACCTTGGTCCCAATAAATTATTTGACTCACCAAAGGGTAGTGTGAAAATCTTATCAATACTTTTTGTTATTGCACTCGTTATATTCTTAATATCGCTTTCAAATCACATCAATCTGTCAATCTCACAAACGATAGCTAGAACGCGTGAAATTGGAATACGCAAATCTTTGGGAGCGTGGATACAGCATATTCTGATTCAGTATTATGTGGAAACAATTCTATTCTTTGTGTTCGCTCTCGCCCTGTCAGGAGTTGGATGTTTTGTTGCTCTTTATTATTTAAGAGAATACAAAGTCATTGGGTATCTATCACCCATTTTTCTTTGGGTCATTATTCCGTTTGTGACCCTTTTGATTGTCTTGATAGGCAGTCTGATTAGTTCCACTTATGTACTACGCCAGATTACAAGGAACAGCACAACACACCAATTACGATTTTCGGAGATCGAAAAGAGTAAAGGGTTTTTAATGAAAAGCTTAATCATTATTCAAATTGTTGTTTTTACAGGTTTGAGCTTTACGAGTTTTGTACTGAGAGACCAAATGAGTTTTTTGATCAATGGGAATAGGGGCTTTAACAAAGAGAAGATTTTGGTAATAGATATACCAGCAAACAGTAATGCTTCAGGCAAAATAATAAGAGAATCCTTATTGACCTTCCCTTTTGTTTCTGAGATTTCGGTTATCGGGCATAACTCAAGCCCTTCTAGCGAACTTTTTTTTGATGGGTTTCGGTCCGATTCTGAGGAAGAAGGCATGCTT
This genomic window contains:
- a CDS encoding ABC transporter permease yields the protein MASIAIGLTCFLVIGLFIGTELSYNSCFEKAPNIARVSLSVVQSQSGETTDMALANNQLVDELRNSYPEIERVTGVDPIQEKVKVSYHGKSFYEGGFAWVDSSYPLIFNHKWISGSPLQALSKPNQVVLTAELAIKLFGSANATSQIVEVDGESFTITGVIEASPINTSFAYRALLSSNVIKNDWCFVYALFSDSQSIHGFQEKLNQHFEDTIGPILAETGFSGQYNIEPLQSIHLGPNKLFDSPKGSVKILSILFVIALVIFLISLSNHINLSISQTIARTREIGIRKSLGAWIQHILIQYYVETILFFVFALALSGVGCFVALYYLREYKVIGYLSPIFLWVIIPFVTLLIVLIGSLISSTYVLRQITRNSTTHQLRFSEIEKSKGFLMKSLIIIQIVVFTGLSFTSFVLRDQMSFLINGNRGFNKEKILVIDIPANSNASGKIIRESLLTFPFVSEISVIGHNSSPSSELFFDGFRSDSEEEGMLTRVFKYIKVDPPYTDVLQLTIKEGRTFREEDLDRQFILVNQMVVNQMGWKTPIGQSLSGNQVIGVVNDFSFNGLHRPIEPLVIKLNDENPVQVLLKYKSLDQNQLNQIKEKWKSVLNDQPFEYYLLDQRIALENERENLLQFLIVFFSVIAGLIACLGLFGLINIVQEKNSKSQGIKKIFGASNLLLVYESWKHFGVLFFLSFAIAFPLTWIITSRWLSTFPNRITIGILPFLETILVVILVGSITILYHHIRISKLSPLNILRNE